A region of bacterium DNA encodes the following proteins:
- a CDS encoding TetR/AcrR family transcriptional regulator yields the protein MAVRAPALTSEKETLILNAAQRRFAVYGLAKVTMDEIATDIGMGKASLYYYFPTKEHLFRSVIAREQAEFMQRLQTALAKDIPASEKLRKFTELRLDYSRSLLNLQVSNMMSYLLTKPVIHDLFETFASEEQRQLTEILREGKRNGEFDVKSSEALATLMLHVFQGLRLRIMRASQIAAPAEPESEQLAREMRHVTEVFLNGIRKTKISHRAERA from the coding sequence ATGGCCGTTCGGGCTCCCGCTCTTACCTCGGAAAAGGAAACCCTTATTTTGAACGCCGCCCAGCGGCGGTTTGCCGTGTATGGTCTGGCCAAGGTCACCATGGACGAAATTGCCACCGATATCGGCATGGGTAAGGCTTCTCTTTACTACTACTTCCCCACCAAGGAACATCTGTTCCGCAGCGTCATCGCCCGCGAACAGGCGGAGTTTATGCAGCGCCTCCAAACGGCTCTGGCCAAGGACATCCCGGCTTCCGAAAAACTGAGGAAATTCACCGAATTGCGCCTCGATTACTCGCGCAGCCTGCTGAATCTTCAGGTCTCCAACATGATGTCCTACCTCTTGACGAAGCCGGTAATCCACGACCTCTTCGAAACTTTTGCCTCCGAGGAGCAACGGCAGTTGACCGAAATCCTCCGCGAGGGCAAGCGCAACGGAGAATTCGACGTCAAATCTTCCGAGGCGCTCGCCACGTTGATGTTGCATGTCTTTCAGGGACTGCGCCTGCGGATCATGCGGGCCTCGCAGATTGCCGCACCGGCCGAGCCCGAATCCGAACAACTCGCCCGTGAGATGCGGCACGTTACCGAAGTCTTCCTGAACGGCATCCGCAAAACCAAAATCTCTCACCGAGCAGAAAGGGCCTAA
- a CDS encoding DUF4846 domain-containing protein: MTNTRWLTLLLLLLCSGALLSLQAAGTRTIEGAINPPAGFTRLPLAPGSFPAALRQLELSDQKVLLAGDGKTPICDSDRVAITTVLPYNNTHDVGVDGIVRLWGEHLWKTQPKGGISFPLDNGQIAEWKDWRDGLRPKKAGGRYIFTQVTTPNGSYANYQDFLSFVAEEMGAIALKRESTIITYDDSLTVGDVIIALRKDTETRLGVILDACKGPRGEKLFLLGTCGTPSTNLYVMRPYAPVQGVNEWFTLEGARWAVGEGDRTDLRRVMLK; the protein is encoded by the coding sequence ATGACGAACACACGCTGGCTCACTCTGTTGCTCCTTCTGCTGTGCAGCGGGGCGCTGCTCTCGCTTCAGGCTGCCGGAACGCGCACCATCGAAGGCGCTATCAATCCGCCGGCCGGTTTCACGCGTCTGCCGCTGGCCCCCGGATCGTTCCCTGCCGCCCTCCGGCAACTCGAACTCTCCGATCAAAAGGTGCTGCTCGCGGGCGACGGCAAGACGCCGATCTGCGACAGTGACCGCGTCGCCATCACCACCGTTTTGCCGTATAACAATACGCACGATGTGGGCGTGGATGGCATTGTCAGGCTGTGGGGTGAACATCTCTGGAAGACCCAGCCCAAGGGTGGTATTTCCTTCCCGCTGGATAATGGACAGATCGCCGAATGGAAAGACTGGCGCGACGGCCTGCGTCCCAAGAAGGCCGGTGGCCGTTACATTTTTACGCAGGTCACCACGCCCAATGGCAGCTACGCCAATTATCAGGATTTTCTCTCCTTTGTCGCCGAAGAGATGGGCGCCATTGCCCTCAAGCGCGAGAGCACTATTATCACCTATGACGATTCCCTTACCGTCGGCGATGTGATCATTGCTCTGCGCAAGGATACCGAAACCCGGCTCGGCGTGATCCTCGACGCCTGCAAGGGACCGCGCGGCGAAAAACTTTTCTTACTCGGCACCTGCGGCACGCCCAGCACCAATCTCTACGTGATGCGCCCCTATGCTCCCGTGCAGGGCGTCAATGAGTGGTTCACGCTGGAAGGCGCGCGCTGGGCTGTCGGCGAAGGAGACCGCACCGATCTGCGCCGGGTGATGCTGAAGTAA
- a CDS encoding sulfite exporter TauE/SafE family protein, whose product MDPQLTTLQYLILAFGALLGSTVSGVTGVGGGMVFLPFLVFTVGAKYAVPYLSMLLLVANVSRAWFAHQGIDWKVWRHFCLGAVPGAALGALLYTYLPPFWITKALGVYLIAYVILSYTKATWPKEATLKSISIVGVPAGLVSAVVGGSGPVVVPWLLRYGLIKETFIGTEAVGAAAIHVVKLGVWGGTGMIRTSDILLLLPLSVLMIAGSWAGTALVTRMPVRLFRSILIVALAVIGLRFLLF is encoded by the coding sequence GTGGACCCGCAACTCACCACCCTGCAATATCTGATTCTGGCCTTCGGTGCGTTGCTGGGCTCAACCGTCTCCGGCGTGACCGGAGTCGGCGGCGGCATGGTCTTTCTCCCTTTCCTGGTGTTTACCGTGGGAGCGAAATATGCCGTGCCCTATCTGTCCATGCTGCTGCTCGTGGCCAATGTCTCCCGCGCCTGGTTCGCACATCAGGGCATTGACTGGAAGGTCTGGCGGCACTTCTGCCTCGGCGCGGTGCCCGGTGCCGCCCTTGGCGCGCTGCTTTACACGTACCTTCCGCCCTTCTGGATCACCAAGGCGCTGGGCGTCTATCTTATCGCCTACGTCATCTTGAGCTACACCAAGGCCACATGGCCGAAGGAAGCGACGCTCAAATCTATCAGCATTGTCGGCGTTCCCGCTGGGCTTGTGTCGGCCGTCGTCGGTGGCTCAGGCCCGGTGGTAGTGCCGTGGCTGCTTCGCTATGGCCTGATCAAGGAAACCTTTATCGGCACCGAAGCTGTCGGCGCCGCCGCCATTCATGTCGTGAAACTCGGCGTATGGGGCGGCACGGGGATGATCCGCACCAGCGACATTCTTCTCCTTCTCCCGCTTTCGGTGTTGATGATTGCCGGTTCGTGGGCCGGCACCGCCCTGGTTACACGCATGCCCGTTCGCCTGTTCCGCTCCATTCTGATTGTTGCGCTCGCGGTTATCGGTCTCCGTTTCCTCCTCTTCTGA
- a CDS encoding aspartate ammonia-lyase, translated as MTAPNFRIEKDSLGELQVPADAYYGVQTARAVANFPISGIKPHPIFVRAFVTIKRSAAVVHRELGLLSPERADAIIRACDEILSGEWADQFVVDAYQAGAGTSTNMNMNEVIANRAIELMGGVRGDYTKVHPNDHVNMAQSTNDTYPGAIRIGVSMKHPELIKSLDGLIVSFEKKAAEFDDVIKSARTHLQDAVPIRLGQEFGGWASIMSRCRARLNEAELGLRQLNLGATAAGTGMNAHPKYRFMVAQEISQFTGIKFQPAQNLFEVTQSLGDMLYYSSAMRLLSIELCRIVNDIRLLSCGPRTGLNEFVLPPVQPGSSIMPGKVNPSMAEMMNQVCYQVIGFDTTVAFSAQAGQMDLNVMMPVINFNLQQGMHIMANAIRMFTTKCVDGITVDRDRCKYYFEASVGMATILNPYIGYSKAAELAKLSVKTGKTIVDLIREQKLLTEEQLKDILDPIKLTEPDQQTFGNS; from the coding sequence ATGACAGCTCCAAACTTCCGCATCGAAAAGGATTCGCTGGGCGAACTCCAAGTCCCTGCAGATGCCTACTACGGCGTGCAAACCGCGCGCGCGGTAGCCAATTTCCCGATCTCCGGCATCAAGCCTCACCCGATTTTTGTCCGCGCCTTTGTCACCATCAAGCGCTCTGCCGCCGTGGTGCATCGCGAACTCGGCCTGCTCTCTCCCGAGCGCGCCGACGCTATCATCAGGGCCTGTGATGAAATTCTGTCCGGCGAGTGGGCCGATCAGTTTGTCGTGGATGCCTATCAGGCGGGCGCGGGGACGTCCACCAACATGAACATGAATGAAGTCATCGCCAATCGCGCCATTGAACTGATGGGCGGCGTCCGCGGTGATTACACCAAGGTTCATCCCAACGACCATGTGAATATGGCGCAGAGCACCAACGATACCTATCCCGGCGCCATCCGCATCGGCGTGTCGATGAAGCACCCCGAGCTAATCAAATCCCTCGACGGCCTGATCGTTTCCTTCGAGAAGAAGGCCGCTGAATTCGACGACGTGATCAAGTCCGCGCGTACTCACTTGCAGGATGCCGTGCCGATCCGCCTCGGTCAGGAGTTCGGCGGCTGGGCTTCCATCATGTCACGCTGCCGCGCGCGCCTCAACGAAGCGGAACTCGGACTGCGCCAGCTCAACCTCGGCGCTACCGCCGCGGGTACGGGCATGAACGCCCATCCCAAGTACCGGTTCATGGTCGCGCAGGAAATCTCGCAGTTTACCGGCATCAAGTTCCAGCCCGCGCAGAATCTGTTTGAAGTCACGCAGAGCCTCGGCGACATGCTCTACTATTCCAGCGCCATGCGCCTGCTGTCCATCGAACTCTGCCGCATCGTCAATGACATCCGCCTGCTCTCCTGCGGCCCGCGCACCGGTCTGAATGAATTCGTTCTCCCGCCGGTTCAGCCGGGATCGTCCATCATGCCGGGCAAGGTCAATCCTTCCATGGCCGAAATGATGAATCAGGTCTGCTATCAGGTGATCGGCTTCGACACCACCGTGGCCTTCAGCGCTCAGGCCGGACAGATGGACCTGAACGTGATGATGCCCGTCATCAATTTCAATCTGCAGCAGGGCATGCACATCATGGCCAATGCTATTCGCATGTTCACCACCAAGTGCGTGGACGGCATCACCGTGGATCGCGACCGCTGCAAGTATTACTTCGAAGCATCCGTCGGCATGGCCACCATTCTCAATCCCTACATCGGCTACTCCAAGGCCGCGGAACTTGCCAAGCTGTCCGTCAAGACCGGCAAGACCATTGTGGATCTCATCCGCGAGCAGAAACTGCTCACCGAAGAGCAGCTCAAGGATATCCTCGATCCCATCAAGCTCACCGAGCCCGATCAGCAAACCTTCGGCAACAGCTAA
- the nadA gene encoding quinolinate synthase NadA: protein MTETLTQKLQRVDPDYYGAERVAKLEAQLEHIRILKRERNAVLLAHNYQRPEIFEVADFTGDSLGLSLQAAEVHDAEVIVFCGVHFMAETAKIVNPQKTVLLPNLAAGCSLADTATAPAVEDRIRELKKVYPDLGVVTYVNTTADVKALSDACCTSSNAVSVVRAMPQRQILFIPDQNLARHVATHVPEKTIIAWDGFCYVHHQISPDVILKMRREIPGIKVLVHPECRDDVVKLADAALSTSGMIEYAQQSNAAEFLAVTECGLSDMLQIAVPEKHFYRACKICRFMKAITLDNVEASLEKMQFEITLDEDVRLRAGRAIQRMFELTSSKRDNLTLPADVAAE from the coding sequence ATGACTGAGACACTGACACAAAAACTTCAGCGGGTGGATCCGGATTATTACGGCGCAGAGCGCGTCGCGAAGCTGGAGGCCCAGCTTGAACATATCCGCATACTCAAGCGCGAGCGCAACGCCGTGCTGCTGGCGCACAACTATCAACGCCCCGAAATTTTTGAAGTCGCCGATTTCACCGGCGACTCGCTGGGTCTTTCTCTGCAAGCCGCCGAAGTGCATGACGCTGAAGTGATCGTCTTCTGCGGCGTGCATTTCATGGCCGAGACCGCCAAGATCGTCAATCCCCAAAAGACGGTGCTGTTGCCCAATTTGGCAGCGGGCTGCTCTCTGGCCGATACCGCCACCGCTCCCGCCGTGGAAGACCGTATCCGCGAACTGAAGAAGGTCTACCCCGACCTCGGTGTGGTCACGTACGTCAACACCACCGCCGACGTCAAAGCACTATCGGATGCCTGCTGCACGTCTTCCAACGCCGTGAGCGTCGTGCGCGCCATGCCGCAGCGGCAGATTCTCTTCATTCCCGATCAGAACCTGGCCCGCCACGTGGCCACTCACGTTCCCGAGAAAACCATTATCGCCTGGGACGGCTTCTGCTACGTGCACCACCAGATTTCGCCGGACGTTATTCTCAAAATGCGCCGCGAGATCCCCGGCATCAAAGTGCTCGTCCATCCCGAATGCCGCGACGATGTGGTGAAGCTGGCCGACGCCGCACTCTCCACCTCCGGTATGATCGAGTACGCCCAGCAGAGCAACGCTGCCGAGTTCCTCGCCGTCACCGAATGCGGCCTGTCCGACATGCTGCAAATCGCCGTTCCCGAAAAGCATTTCTATCGCGCCTGCAAAATCTGCCGTTTCATGAAGGCCATCACGCTCGACAACGTCGAAGCGTCCCTTGAAAAGATGCAGTTCGAAATTACCCTCGATGAAGACGTCCGCCTCCGTGCCGGCCGTGCCATCCAACGTATGTTCGAACTCACCAGTTCCAAACGCGATAACCTTACGTTGCCCGCGGACGTCGCGGCAGAATAA
- a CDS encoding M28 family peptidase — protein sequence MKQLLVLLVGMVLWSTAAHAFDESRARAVLDTLTSRAFEGRRSGTPAQAEAEYFLALRLSQNQVYPGNGDSYFQDVPLLVTQEKSASLSLDHSYLGKVDFQLGADFTVITHSGSGSVSAPVVIVGYGYNRPDKNRNDYDSLDVSHKIVLIIRDTPDSPYDFSSDISRRKTMTWAKEHGAAAILFYQGENPVNGAAIPADIYDPHLPMMFVGDRMLRLLLDGTGYSAETYKDKLKSAALPLETGKRVTLSVQVRKLSSGYARNVLGFIYGSDPTLRHEVVVIGAHADHIGTNSRGVMYPGADDNGSGTAITSELARTFTEHPTKRSLLILHFTGEEDGLLGSDYWVRNPTIPLANLVGMVNLDMEGMGKGDVAMNGGETFGSNLWQEYTATLDSAKLSHIKIHREDGHGASDYASFMHAGVPTLAFWSRGPHPFYHHYDDEARMISDSALTAVGNRAEDFVRFLGNHPGRLASDGDSLRIMARLAQTVDFNGYRLDPTITVPTLSCPTALWLSASGLNFPEAVRRISELRYYCDQHDIAAASLKDALQGDRALRKSLFVGMDAYDLSVRSVAEASTLIRQGLSVVTLAPASPSEAERLAGSPIDKARQSGVYALVPFDFTTHDRVAKWKKQAIVLSTLKDFAAAPAAMREGLLSGDALVVLDVGATPTKEQLDAIRPGRERNIHLSFAAFPAEFREVRAWHAMKAMYDAGLNRDEILLLTGGNLRRFFEL from the coding sequence ATGAAGCAACTTCTGGTTCTGTTGGTTGGGATGGTACTTTGGTCCACCGCCGCCCACGCTTTCGATGAGTCGCGGGCGCGCGCCGTCTTGGACACCTTAACGTCCAGAGCCTTTGAAGGCCGCCGCTCCGGCACTCCTGCACAGGCGGAAGCCGAATACTTTCTGGCATTGAGACTCAGCCAGAATCAGGTTTATCCCGGCAATGGAGACAGCTACTTTCAGGATGTCCCACTGCTGGTCACGCAGGAGAAATCCGCCAGCCTGTCGCTCGATCACTCGTACCTGGGCAAGGTGGATTTTCAACTCGGCGCGGATTTTACCGTCATCACTCACAGCGGCTCGGGTAGTGTTTCCGCACCGGTGGTGATCGTCGGCTACGGCTACAACCGTCCGGACAAGAACCGCAACGATTACGATTCGCTGGATGTCTCGCACAAAATCGTTCTGATCATCCGCGACACTCCCGACAGCCCGTACGATTTTTCCTCGGATATCAGCCGCCGCAAGACCATGACGTGGGCCAAGGAGCACGGCGCTGCGGCGATTCTATTCTATCAGGGTGAAAATCCCGTCAACGGCGCGGCCATTCCGGCGGACATTTATGATCCGCATCTTCCCATGATGTTTGTCGGCGACCGCATGCTGCGGCTGCTGCTTGACGGCACCGGCTACTCCGCCGAGACCTACAAGGACAAGCTGAAGAGCGCAGCGCTCCCGCTGGAAACCGGCAAGCGCGTGACCTTATCGGTGCAGGTGCGCAAACTGTCATCCGGTTATGCGCGCAATGTGCTCGGGTTTATCTACGGCTCCGATCCCACGCTACGCCATGAAGTGGTGGTCATTGGCGCGCATGCCGACCACATCGGCACCAACTCTCGTGGCGTGATGTATCCCGGCGCCGATGACAACGGATCCGGCACCGCCATCACCTCCGAACTGGCACGCACCTTTACCGAGCATCCGACCAAGCGCAGCCTTCTGATTCTGCACTTCACAGGAGAAGAGGACGGCCTGCTCGGCTCCGATTACTGGGTGCGCAATCCGACCATCCCCCTCGCCAATTTGGTGGGCATGGTGAATCTCGACATGGAAGGCATGGGCAAGGGCGACGTCGCCATGAACGGCGGCGAGACCTTCGGCAGCAATCTCTGGCAAGAATACACCGCCACGCTGGATTCCGCGAAGCTTTCGCATATCAAGATCCATCGCGAGGACGGCCACGGCGCCAGCGACTATGCCAGTTTCATGCATGCAGGTGTCCCGACGCTGGCCTTCTGGTCGCGCGGACCGCATCCCTTCTATCATCACTATGATGACGAAGCCCGCATGATTTCCGATTCCGCCCTGACCGCCGTCGGCAATCGTGCCGAAGACTTTGTCCGCTTTCTGGGCAATCACCCGGGGCGACTGGCCTCCGACGGTGATTCCCTGCGCATCATGGCGCGGCTCGCGCAGACGGTGGATTTCAACGGCTACCGTCTCGATCCCACGATCACGGTGCCGACCCTGAGCTGCCCCACGGCCCTGTGGCTTTCGGCCAGCGGTCTGAATTTCCCCGAAGCCGTGCGCCGCATCAGCGAGTTGCGCTACTATTGCGATCAGCACGACATCGCCGCCGCCAGTCTCAAAGATGCGTTGCAGGGCGACCGCGCGCTTCGCAAATCGCTTTTCGTGGGCATGGATGCCTATGACCTGAGCGTTCGCAGTGTCGCCGAAGCATCCACTCTCATTCGTCAGGGGCTTTCGGTGGTTACACTTGCTCCCGCCAGCCCGTCCGAGGCGGAGCGACTCGCCGGAAGTCCGATTGACAAGGCGCGCCAGAGTGGCGTCTACGCGCTGGTGCCCTTCGACTTCACCACCCATGACCGCGTCGCCAAGTGGAAGAAGCAGGCCATTGTCCTCAGCACCTTGAAAGACTTCGCCGCCGCTCCCGCCGCCATGCGCGAAGGACTGCTGTCCGGTGATGCATTGGTGGTGCTGGATGTCGGCGCGACGCCGACCAAAGAGCAATTGGATGCCATCCGCCCGGGGCGCGAGCGTAATATCCATCTGAGTTTTGCCGCCTTCCCCGCCGAGTTCCGCGAGGTCCGGGCCTGGCATGCGATGAAGGCGATGTATGATGCGGGACTGAACCGCGATGAAATTCTGCTTCTGACCGGCGGCAATTTGCGCAGATTTTTTGAACTGTAG
- the uvrA gene encoding excinuclease ABC subunit UvrA, whose product MELPHIRITGAREHNLKNIDVILPRNNLIVITGISGSGKSSLAFDTLYAEGQRRYVESLSAYARQFLGLMEKPDVDSIEGLSPAISIQQKAGVRNPRSTVGTVTEIYDYLRLLFARIGQPHCPQCGKPIQRQSAQEIVDALLNLPNGTKVELLSPVVFGRKGEYKDLLENVRKDGFVRVRVDGVVRPLDEDITIDKKRRHTIEVVVDRLVIKDGLRSRLTDSVETALRLSSGMLTALLDGTKEQVYSERFACTDCNISISEVEPRLFSFNSPFGACPTCTGLGFKLEIDPDRIVPNPDLSVSDGAIASVGNATDGWTWGMIDAVAETYKFRLDVPWRKMKPEAQKILLYGTGAKKIDVVYESATARFEHSARWEGIIPNLMRRYRQTSSTQVREWIEEFMGNVPCPDCKGTRLKPEARAVLIQDHNIAQVTDFSIRDAFAFFNSLALSSRDSMIAKQVLKEVRARLTFLLNVGLDYLTLSRAAGTLSGGEAQRIRLATQIGSQLTGVLYILDEPSIGLHQRDNDRLIRTLTELRDIGNTVVVVEHDRDTILAADYLVDLGPGAGRHGGYLVAAGTPQQIMTKGQSVTGRFLAGKDVIEIPPQRREGTGNKLTIKGARGNNLKNVTVDFPLGTFTVVTGVSGSGKSTLVNETLYRALAQRFYSANEPPLPYSGISGVENIDKIIDIDQSPIGRTPRSNPATYTGVFTPIRDLFSQLPEAKMRGYKPGRFSFNVKGGRCENCEGDGIIKIEMHFLPDVYVPCEVCHGQRYNRETLEVRYKGKSIAEVLDMTVAEAREFFDAVPSISRKLSTLEEVGLGYIHLGQQATTLSGGEAQRVKLATELSRQSTGQTMYILDEPTTGLHFADIQLLLKVLHTLVERGNTVVVIEHNLDVIKTADHLIDLGPEGGDAGGLIIATGTPEEVARIKESHTGHYLKRLFAENGGVTSNGKKPARASNGNSASESDSAKAALRRTKVRS is encoded by the coding sequence ATGGAACTACCGCACATACGCATTACTGGGGCTCGCGAGCATAACCTCAAAAACATTGATGTCATTCTTCCCAGAAATAATCTGATCGTCATTACGGGGATTTCGGGATCTGGAAAGTCCTCTCTGGCTTTTGATACCTTGTACGCGGAAGGTCAGCGCCGTTACGTCGAGTCTCTTTCTGCCTACGCCCGGCAATTTTTGGGTCTGATGGAAAAGCCGGACGTGGACTCGATTGAAGGCTTGTCTCCGGCGATCTCCATCCAGCAGAAAGCCGGCGTACGCAATCCACGCTCTACTGTCGGCACCGTTACCGAAATTTACGATTACCTGCGGCTGCTCTTTGCGCGCATCGGACAGCCTCATTGTCCTCAATGTGGCAAGCCCATTCAGCGGCAGAGTGCGCAGGAAATTGTCGATGCCCTTTTGAATCTGCCCAACGGCACCAAGGTCGAACTGCTTTCGCCCGTGGTGTTCGGACGCAAAGGTGAATATAAAGATCTGCTCGAGAACGTGCGCAAGGATGGCTTCGTGCGCGTGCGCGTGGACGGTGTCGTGCGTCCCCTTGATGAAGACATCACTATTGATAAGAAGCGGCGGCACACCATCGAAGTCGTCGTCGACCGTCTGGTGATTAAGGACGGCTTGCGCTCGCGTCTCACCGATTCGGTGGAAACCGCATTGCGCCTGTCCAGTGGAATGCTCACCGCGCTGCTGGACGGCACAAAGGAGCAGGTCTACAGCGAGCGATTCGCCTGCACCGACTGCAATATCTCCATCAGCGAAGTCGAACCGCGCCTTTTCTCCTTCAACAGCCCCTTCGGCGCCTGCCCGACCTGCACAGGTCTGGGCTTCAAGCTGGAAATCGACCCCGACCGCATCGTTCCCAATCCCGATCTTTCCGTGAGCGACGGCGCGATTGCCAGCGTGGGCAATGCCACCGACGGCTGGACATGGGGCATGATTGATGCCGTTGCCGAGACTTACAAGTTCCGCCTTGATGTCCCTTGGCGCAAGATGAAACCCGAAGCGCAGAAGATCCTGCTTTACGGAACCGGCGCCAAAAAGATCGATGTGGTCTACGAATCCGCCACGGCCCGCTTCGAACACAGCGCCCGCTGGGAAGGCATCATTCCCAACCTCATGCGCCGCTACCGCCAGACGTCCTCGACGCAGGTGCGGGAGTGGATCGAAGAGTTTATGGGCAATGTCCCTTGCCCTGACTGCAAAGGCACGCGCCTCAAGCCCGAAGCGCGCGCGGTGCTCATTCAGGATCACAACATTGCGCAGGTGACGGACTTCTCCATTCGCGACGCCTTTGCCTTCTTCAATTCGCTGGCGCTCTCCTCGCGCGATTCCATGATTGCCAAGCAGGTTCTGAAAGAGGTCCGCGCCCGGCTCACCTTTCTGCTGAATGTCGGTCTCGATTACCTGACCTTGAGCCGCGCGGCGGGAACTCTTTCCGGCGGCGAAGCGCAGCGTATTCGTCTCGCCACGCAGATCGGCTCACAATTAACCGGCGTGCTTTACATTCTCGATGAACCGTCCATCGGTCTGCATCAGCGCGACAATGACCGCCTGATCCGTACACTCACTGAGTTGCGCGACATCGGCAACACTGTCGTCGTCGTTGAACATGACCGCGACACTATTCTCGCCGCCGATTACCTTGTAGACCTCGGCCCCGGCGCCGGACGCCACGGCGGTTATCTGGTTGCGGCAGGCACTCCGCAGCAGATCATGACCAAGGGCCAGTCCGTCACCGGCCGGTTCCTTGCGGGCAAGGATGTGATTGAGATTCCGCCCCAGAGACGTGAAGGCACGGGAAACAAGCTCACCATCAAGGGCGCGCGCGGCAACAACCTTAAGAACGTCACCGTCGACTTTCCGCTGGGAACATTTACGGTCGTGACGGGCGTCTCCGGCTCCGGCAAGTCTACACTGGTTAATGAGACCCTCTACCGTGCACTGGCACAGCGCTTCTATTCGGCCAATGAGCCACCGCTTCCCTACAGCGGCATCAGCGGCGTCGAGAACATCGACAAGATCATTGACATCGACCAGTCGCCCATCGGACGCACGCCGCGTTCCAATCCGGCAACATACACCGGCGTCTTTACCCCGATCCGTGATCTCTTCAGCCAGCTTCCCGAAGCCAAGATGCGCGGCTACAAGCCGGGCCGGTTCTCGTTCAATGTGAAGGGTGGACGCTGCGAGAACTGCGAAGGCGACGGCATCATAAAGATCGAGATGCACTTCCTGCCCGATGTCTACGTCCCCTGTGAAGTCTGCCACGGCCAGCGCTACAATCGCGAAACCCTTGAGGTGCGCTACAAAGGCAAGTCCATTGCCGAAGTGCTGGATATGACCGTTGCCGAGGCGCGGGAGTTCTTCGATGCCGTTCCATCCATTTCGCGCAAACTGTCTACACTCGAGGAGGTCGGTCTCGGTTACATTCATCTTGGCCAACAGGCCACTACGCTTTCCGGCGGTGAAGCCCAGAGAGTGAAACTGGCAACGGAACTCTCCCGCCAGTCCACCGGCCAGACCATGTATATTCTCGATGAGCCCACTACCGGTCTGCACTTCGCCGACATCCAGTTGCTGCTCAAGGTGCTGCACACGCTTGTGGAACGCGGCAACACCGTCGTCGTCATCGAGCACAATCTTGATGTCATCAAAACCGCCGATCACTTAATTGATCTCGGTCCCGAAGGCGGCGACGCAGGCGGTCTGATCATCGCCACCGGCACACCGGAAGAGGTCGCTCGCATCAAGGAAAGTCACACCGGACACTATTTGAAACGGCTGTTCGCGGAAAATGGCGGCGTCACTTCCAACGGCAAGAAGCCTGCGCGCGCATCCAATGGCAATTCTGCATCCGAGAGCGATTCGGCCAAGGCAGCTCTGCGGCGAACGAAAGTGCGTTCATGA